The genomic region TTTTCTTGATTACTTGGGCAAAAAAATTTTTATCAATATTGGTAATGAGATTGCCAAAGTGGTCAATATGGATAATCTCTCCGCTTATGCACTTATCTTTTATTATTACTTCAGGTAAGGCAATTTTTTTAATCATTTTTATCTCTGGCCCAAATTCAGATAAAGCCACCCCTCGGGAAAGATAGGCGGCTACTGGTGCCATAATATCCCGGCCGTGGAAGGTAGAGCTGATTTCGGGTAAGAAGAATTTTTTATTCCTTACTGCAATTATCTTCTCAGGATTATCTTTTTCTAAAACCCTAGTGAGAATTCCATTATCCGGAGCAACAAAAAAGTAATCTTTGGTTTTTACAATAATAATTTTTCTTTTTGTGCCTACACCCGGGTCTACCACACAGAGAAAGATTGTTTCCTTAGAAAAAAATTTATAAGCAGAGGCTAAACAGTAAGCCGTCCAGGCTACATCCTGAGGGGGAATTTCGTGAGTAAGGTCAAGGATTTGTGCCTGGGGATTTATCTTTAAGATTACTCCCTTCACTATTCCCACATACTCATCACGGAAACCAAAATCAGTAAGCAGAACAATATTTGCCATTATCATTATTATTTTATCATAATTTCCAAGAAAATTATTTTCTTATTTTCTTCCCTTGTCAAGTATGAAATTGTGTGTTATATTTTAAAAGAGAGAATGAGAAAAAGATTATTTTTAATGCTGGTAATTATTTCCTTGGGAAAAGTCTTAATTTTAATTCCCTCAGAAAATCTTCTTTATCGGCGTCTCCGCACATTACTTGTTTTCCCAGATTGGATGGAGAAAGCCAGAATAACTGCAAAATTTAGAGAAAATTTAGCGAAGAAAAAAGTCCCCTGGGAAAATATACAGATTGCTCAGGAATATAATATCCTGGAGAAATTAGAAAAATACTGGAAGACAAATTTATTCAGCCCGGAAGAGTTGGTAAATGTTTTTATTTACTGGACAAATACCATAATTAAAGAAAAGGAAACCCTTAGGGTTTATGGTTTGGATTTTTCCTCTATAATAAAAATTGTGGACTTGGGGGTAGGAGGTTGGGCAGATGTAGGAATAATTGCAGATTTGTATCCCCAGGCAGAAATCGTGGGAATAGAAAAATTCAGTTATCCTTATGACCAAGCCCAACAGACCTTACAAATCTTAAAACTCCCCGAAAAAAAGGTGAAAGTAATCCAAGCAGATATGACCCAATTGGATGGAATTGTGGAAGCCAATAAACCGGTGGATAGATTCCGGATTAAACATCCCGGGAAAATGGTGGGTGTGTATCTGGTAGGTTATGGAGAGAATACGATAATTGGTTTAAAGTGGATGGAGAGCCTTTTCCGAGGAATCTCAAAACGCCTTTCCTCCCAAGGAATCCTCACCATTACTATGGAAGAAACCGAGAGTTTTGACCAGAGAATTCAGGAAACAGCCTTTTCTCTTTCGGGATTTAAGATAAGAAAAGTTTCCCCTCTTGTCTACGAAGGCCCTCACGATACCCGCGGACTGGCTTTATTGGGGCTTTCTCCTTGGGTGGAGACAGATTATGAATACACCGCTGACGAAAAGGCAATAGAAAAATTGCTGAAAATATATGAGAATAGTCAGAAAATAGAAGAAGAATTTACTCCCCGCATAATGACCAAACTCTTTATGCTGGTAATTTCTCCAGAAAATACAGACTTGGCAAATTTTATTGGCTTGCGTGCCCTGGCTAAGGATGATTTTCAAGATAGACTTATAGAGATTATGCAAACCGCTTTTGAAAATTTTGGCTTTGATAAAGAAGAAGCTTGGGAGGAAATTAAGTTAAATTTAAAAAAAGAATTGGGCTAATGAGAACAATACCTAAGAATCTATTTTGGGGATTTTTCCTTTTCTTACCGTTAAATTATACCTTTATCTCAGAGAAGGTCTTTTTATGTCGGCGCATAAAAAATCCCATTAATCTCGTTCAGCTTTCTGATAGCGAGAAAAAAGAACTTCTGGAGAAAAGGATTGTTGGCAAGGAGATTACTACAGAAAGTTGGGAAAGGGAATGGGTGGAGGAGGAGTCAGCCGCAGAGCATCCACGGATAAATTATCTTATCTGGTTAAAAAATTTAGGAAAAATTTCTACGGTTATTCAACGGCCACTAAGAATATTTTATCCGGGAATCGGCCCGGGACCGGGAGGAATTGACCTTATCTCTCCCTTTATTGCTTTTCCTAATGCCGAAGAAATATTTGCTCTGGATATTAAAAAAGACATAGACAGTCTAAGTCTATTTGAAAGGTTTGTAAAATTTGACTTAAAAAAACTTATTGAAGCGAAAATTGTTTCCCAATTAGAATTTGAAGAAAATGAAAACTTAACCTATACCTTAAAATTTAAATTCTTAGATAAAGCACGAAAAGTAAAGTTCTATTTTGGGAAAGATGCCCATTATTTTTTCCCTCCGGAGTTGGAAAAAGGTTATGATGTTTTATACACCCGCTGGACCTTTAAAGGTGCAGAAGATAAATGGCTCAATCCCTTAAAGGATAAAGAAGCAAACGAAATACGCCGAAAATGGTTAAATTTTATGCAGCGGGATACAGGATTTATTGTCTTGGACACTAAGAAAGGGGAAGGGAGACCTTTCTTTGATGAAAAAGATAACCCTTTCTGGGATAATTTTTTTGAGATAGATTTTAAAAATATAACTACCACCGTAATTGCCAATTACCGCATAGCCCATCTTTTAGTGATAAAAAATCAGCCTTAAATTGAAAATAAAAACGGGAATTTTAAAACTAATTTTTATCTTCTTGGGGATAGAGACCTTCTTCCTAAATTCTCCTACCCCAGAAACCTCTTTTCTCTGCGAGAGAAGAATCCGCGGTGATTTTTCTGTGCGTCAACTTACCATACCTGAATATTTGAAAAATTATAAATCAATAAAGGATTATTTCTTAAAGAAATTAGAAAATAAAAAAGTCCCTTCGGAATATCTCAAAATCGGAGAGAAATTC from Candidatus Omnitrophota bacterium harbors:
- a CDS encoding SAM-dependent chlorinase/fluorinase → MANIVLLTDFGFRDEYVGIVKGVILKINPQAQILDLTHEIPPQDVAWTAYCLASAYKFFSKETIFLCVVDPGVGTKRKIIIVKTKDYFFVAPDNGILTRVLEKDNPEKIIAVRNKKFFLPEISSTFHGRDIMAPVAAYLSRGVALSEFGPEIKMIKKIALPEVIIKDKCISGEIIHIDHFGNLITNIDKNFFAQVIKKNKFFIKIKDKKIFRINTSYSQSKKGELLAIWGSRNLLEIAVSQGSAVKELRIKKGEQVTINLIIDA